The Triticum dicoccoides isolate Atlit2015 ecotype Zavitan chromosome 6A, WEW_v2.0, whole genome shotgun sequence genome has a window encoding:
- the LOC119318557 gene encoding uncharacterized protein LOC119318557 isoform X2 gives MAGFFMGEESQERMNLRVTRVLVIVSHLAHLTLAQLSGIRRRRDSGVRMSLVWVAYHVTEIITPIALGKVFLDTATAVSEELMFAFWAPFLLLHLGRPDNITSYALEHNELSPTQKAALVLEIGGAIYGSYKQRFMRGDGALRAAFFIMLFLGSYKYVERAVALRRACFDNIRHSAGRKKLRRFTFEDEGRK, from the coding sequence ATGGCTGGATTTTTCATGGGCGAGGAGAGCCAGGAGCGGATGAATCTACGGGTGACACGGGTCTTGGTGATTGTGAGCCACCTCGCGCATCTTACCCTGGCCCAATTATCCGGGATCCGTCGGCGTAGAGACTCCGGTGTGCGGATGTCTCTGGTGTGGGTGGCGTACCACGTGACCGAGATAATCACGCCAATCGCCCTCGGCAAGGTGTTTCTCGACACCGCGACCGCGGTTAGCGAGGAGCTGATGTTTGCGTTCTGGGCGCCGTTTCTCCTGCTGCACCTTGGTCGCCCGGACAACATCACCAGCTACGCCTTGGAGCACAATGAGCTGTCGCCGACCCAAAAGGCTGCTCTCGTCCTTGAAATCGGAGGAGCTATCTACGGCTCATACAAGCAAAGATTTATGCGCGGCGACGGGGCTCTGCGCGCCGCCTTCTTCATCATGCTCTTCCTGGGCTCCTATAAGTACGTGGAGAGGGCAGTTGCGCTACGGCGAGCTTGCTTTGACAACATTCGTCACTCAGCCGGGAGAAAGAAGTTACGGCGCTTCACATTTGAGGACGAAGGCCGTAAGTGA
- the LOC119318557 gene encoding uncharacterized protein LOC119318557 isoform X1, whose amino-acid sequence MRPIRELDDYMRSNASNYSFENNIIALHVATDIFLLCKPTSIKSEASAKYEKQIRAISDYMMFLLAERQHMVLKQGDEGVHYKKARLHLEEIWSERGTSSSPTIRETKQLANILLDMDATEGSYMLGRPSHLYNRNDTLGIGAYWAFNLLDELEPGNYGRHPMQGQYIHKLEAFIPAFTDEVQTKIREHRDRGEQPELLDCMLQIILVSWISLLTFTSDQCSRDSHAKQLSCGGELLTIVWLMNRHKYFFYKRIN is encoded by the coding sequence ATGCGTCCCATAAGGGAACTCGATGATTATATGAGGTCTAATGCCAGTAACTATAGTTTTGAAAACAACATCATCGCGTTGCACGTCGCCACGGATATTTTCCTCTTGTGCAAGCCGACTTCGATAAAAAGTGAAGCATCAGCCAAATACGAGAAGCAGATACGAGCGATATCAGATTACATGATGTTCCTCCTCGCTGAACGCCAGCACATGGTATTGAAACAGGGTGACGAGGGTGTCCACTACAAAAAGGCCCGCCTCCATTTGGAGGAGATATGGAGTGAAAGAGGAACCAGCAGTTCTCCAACAATAAGAGAGACGAAGCAGCTCGCCAACATCCTTCTAGACATGGATGCCACTGAGGGCAGCTACATGCTTGGAAGACCAAGTCATCTTTATAACAGAAATGATACTCTCGGGATTGGTGCTTACTGGGCCTTCAACCTGTTAGATGAGCTAGAACCGGGAAATTATGGACGACATCCGATGCAGGGCCAATACATTCACAAACTTGAAGCTTTCATCCCGGCATTCACCGATGAGGTACAAACAAAAATTAGAGAGCATAGGGACCGCGGGGAACAACCAGAACTCCTCGATTGTATGTTGCAGATCATTCTTGTTTCATGGATAAGTCTTCTCACCTTCACGTCCGACCAATGCAGCAGGGACTCCCATGCCAAGCAGCTCAGCTGCGGCGGTGAGCTCTTAACCATCGTCTGGCTGATGAACCGACACAAGTACTTCTTTTACAAGCGAATAAACTGA